AGTACATCTATAATATGCTCCCTTTAAGGTTTTGGAAAAGTACTCCTGATCAGAGGAATGTCTCTTCTTCAGTTCCTATCTTAAGTAAATACAGCTATATTGCCCCTTTGATCACTCCTCCAAGTCCCCAAGTCATAAAATACGAAAGCCTGTGTTCCGCACTCTGTGTCGTAAAGTTCACTGGCATCAAACTTCTAACAACCTAATGGCCCAATCAGTTCCTGGTGTTGAGGTAGCTTATGCACATCAGAGACAAGCAGCCAAATCCATCCAAAGTGAAAGATTTGTTGGCAGACAGCTGCACCACAGTTGCAATTAATGAATGTTGGAATATCATTAAAACCTTCCATATGTTTCTTTAACTCTGTTTCTCAAGCATGTCATTAGAGATTTTTTCATTCCTTCACAGTCCTGAATCCCAAGGTCCCTTACTATTGGTCATTTTGATGATTGTAGGCATTGTATCTTGTTCCCCATTCTGGATAAGAGAGTAAACTACATGCCTTATATGAAAGATGTCTTCTCATCTGCAGTGGTTTGAGCCATGAGTCTCATCGCAGAGATGTGGAGCAGGTCTACCTACGCTGCTCTCAGGGGTCTCTGGAGTGGCTCTACCCCACAGGAGCCATCATTGTCAACCTGCGGCCTAACACAGAACCCTCGTCACAACACATGGCGGGTCTCCATGTGTGCATCAAACCCCACACTTACTCCCAGGTAGAGTATACGGCACCAGCATATTTAAAAACTGCAGTATGGTAGAATAGATGGAAGGAGCTTACATGTGTCCTCCTGGCTGTCCGTGTTTAGGGTTCTAACGTGTTTCTGGAGCACAGCGGGGATCTGAGGATGCTGCTAGCAGAGAAGGACCAGGCTCAGAGCACAGTGCATTGTTTCAGCCTGGCAGAGGGAGCTGTCTTTGTGGAGGCCGTCCCTCAGACGGACATCAGCCGGAGGATCACAGCTTTCCAGTATGAGCTGGTGTCCAGTCAGGGGCCCGGGGCAGACATGTACCCATACCTGCACCCTGGTTTAGGTGAGAGAAAGCAGTCGCCCATTCTTCAGTATACGTTGTCTTAAATGTAGGATAAAGAGATTTAAGTATTGTACTGATCTGCAAATTATACCATTATATTCCAGAAGtacattatttactttttattccattacatttatctgacagcatttctagttacttttcagattaagatCAAAACAAACGATGAGTTTATAATGCGCTGGTATTGATTTAAGTATCACACAGTATTTGTGAAATAGTTCAAATTAACTCCACTTGATCAACCACAGCATTAAAGTACAGCTTACATATTAATACATCAATAATAATGattaaacagtaaattcatttTAACTTATTATGGCCCATTCTGCATAGtaagtacttttacatttggCACATAAAGAACGTTTTGTTGCCATAACTCATGTACTTGGATCAAGTTAAATGATGAATTTAGGACTTCTACTTTCAACACACAGTGTGGTATTGCTCCTTTCATGTATGTAAATGGTTTGCACACCAACAAGAAAATGTTTCCACAACTTCATTACAACAAAAAGGACTAAAAGCCTTGTAGAAAAGTCTAAGAGTTCACAGTAATGgatttgttgttgtctgtgtttgtgtaaattgATGTAATTGGTTTAAATGGTCTGTTAAACTCCTCATACCTGACCCAGGCCATCCTCTCACTGATATTAGGTGAAGGTGACAAAAGGCCACGTTAGTGTTCCACCCCCGTTTCTTCATCTCTACGTGCTGCTCCTCTCTGACACCGTGTCCTCCCCCACTTCCTCACTCCCACACTCCCTTGTCTGAGCCAGACTTATGAAAACAAGCAGGCCAATCAAAAGGTCACATTAGGGTCCAACACAAGGGTCAGCCAATCGTGTCTAAAGTGTCAATCAAGAACAGACCCCCGCTCCCAACGCAGGGACTTTGAGTAGCCCACCGGTACGATTAAAGTGGTCTGGTAGAGTAACGGGGACGGTGGGTGGAGAGCAGGGCTGGACTGCTCTCCTAATGAGACGAAGAAAGCCTGTCcaagcctgtctgtctgtgtgttataaCTGTTTTTATAGCTGACAGGGTCAAGGGGTAATTCTGTAATTACGTTGCTTCCCTCACCTGCTGTTCTcattcatttctctctttcGACTCATAAACACCCACCAgtacagaggaaaagaaagaacacTGAATCCTGTAAGTAAGAACTTATGCAGTTTCCAATGTTAAagtatttaatgttttcttttttcacgtTTTCCATTTTAGTCACCTGTAAACCCTGTTCAGATGAAGAGGTCCTTCTGGCTGTGTGTACCAGTGACTTTGGTAAATACATTCACACTAATGCACACATCTACCTTGAAGGAGTAGTTTTACACTTTGGAAAATACGTTTCTTCCCTTTCTTGTCGAAGAGTTAGACAAGACTATTGATACCACTCTTGTGTCTGTGGTAAATATGACTGTATGTTAGctaagcttagcataaagactggaaacaaaggGTAAACAACTCGCGTGGCTCTGTCCCAAGAGAACAAAAATGCCCTATGTGCAACTCTAAAGATCACCACTTAACACaacatatcttgtttgtttgatccGCACAGAAAGCGAAGTGTACCTACAGCAATTGTCCATTTTGCAACTAACTGGACCCAGCTACATATTCTCTGTACAGACAAGTGgtatcttcttatctaactctcgACAATAAAGCAAATGTACTTTTAACGGTGGCCTGTAGGGCAACAAGTGGCAACAACAGGATAATGGAACATTGACTATTTCTACATTCCCAAATATTGTCTTGAGTCAGTTTCTTTAACGACATCATCATAATGTAATCTCAATGAGCTAAAACGTAGTGTAACAGTTACACAAGTAGAATTAGACTGACTTTCCTACCAACAGTTTCTTAAGTttgttaacattagcatgttatgTCAATTTTCAGTCAAACAGCACACGCTTTTATCTATCCTTGATTCATTGATTGAATGTCCTTCTCTTTATCTCTCCTGTTCCTGTCTCTCTAGCTGGCCGTGGCATCTTTCGAGGTGTGGCATCAGGTACTATCGACCACTCGCCTGTTGTGGTGACTCTGAGTCGGCTGTTTCGTCAGAAGAGCAGAGTGTTTGCTTGGGGCGGAGCCAGAGGGCGGGGTTGGGGTGGACGTATCAGTGTTCCCGCACATTGCAGTGTGCACACTGGAGGGGAGGAGTACCTTTTGACTGGCTCTATCCATTTTGGCGAAGCCTGGCTCGGCTGCGCGCCTCGCTACAAGGACTTTCTGAAGCTGTACATCAGGGCACAGAAAGCGGAAACAAACCCCTGTGAAATAGACACAGATTGAGAGATTCTCTTCAAGGTTCTGGGTGAAACAGGGCGGAGTGCTtctcaaaaaaatgtcagtgagGAAGACGCAAAGAGGAACAGGCTAAGGCTTGGAACGTTATCTTTGACTCTGGTAGCCATCATTCTTTTAAATACTGTGCAATTTGGTGTTGCCTTGCAGCAGAAAAGACTGTTTGAACATTTTAGTTGCCAATGTCCCCATTTGATTGTActtgtatattgtgtgtgtaaatatgcatGAGTGAGACAGCAAATGATTGAATGATGAGCATAAATTCGTTTTGTGCAGAACCGGTTAAAGTTTTAATTCTCATGACAATACCGCTTGTGCGATCATTCTTGAAATGAATGTTTGCTTTGTAAAAAGCTTTCTGTAAAATGTAGGAGTCTTCTGACAGAAGTATACAGTATGCAGCTCTGTGAGTCTTTATGTActaagtgtgtgagtgtgttgttgCTAATGAGTTCAGTGGGtctatatatttacaaaaaaaaataaaaagcaatacttCAGCTTCTCTTTCTGTTGAAAGGCATACATTTGATATTTACAATCCTCCATTTGTGAGTGAGCCTGTATCTCCTGTTCTTGCATTATATTGTATTAACAAACCTGTCCCTATGTAACACATACCGTATGGTACACTGAGGCTGAGTGGGGTTAAGGTGCAGATGATTAAAAACAGATGGCAAAGGAAGTTGATAATAGGACGAAAAAAATGACGTTTCCAGCCTCTGCTGCAAACAAAAAGATATTATCCCCAAAGTAGAAACCATTATAAGTGTTCAGTGACCAGTAGCTGGAGAAGCAGCAGTGCGTCAGCGCTGGCGTAGCTGCCCCTGTGGAGCTTTGAGGAGCCACTGTTCTGGTTGGCATCCtctttgcctgtgtgtgtgtgtgggtggattTTCCA
The sequence above is drawn from the Etheostoma cragini isolate CJK2018 chromosome 2, CSU_Ecrag_1.0, whole genome shotgun sequence genome and encodes:
- the metrnlb gene encoding meteorin-like protein; its protein translation is MHRPWATHWITAVLLCRTVAQYSSDQCNWRGSGLSHESHRRDVEQVYLRCSQGSLEWLYPTGAIIVNLRPNTEPSSQHMAGLHVCIKPHTYSQGSNVFLEHSGDLRMLLAEKDQAQSTVHCFSLAEGAVFVEAVPQTDISRRITAFQYELVSSQGPGADMYPYLHPGLVTCKPCSDEEVLLAVCTSDFAGRGIFRGVASGTIDHSPVVVTLSRLFRQKSRVFAWGGARGRGWGGRISVPAHCSVHTGGEEYLLTGSIHFGEAWLGCAPRYKDFLKLYIRAQKAETNPCEIDTD